The proteins below are encoded in one region of Solenopsis invicta isolate M01_SB chromosome 8, UNIL_Sinv_3.0, whole genome shotgun sequence:
- the LOC120358457 gene encoding uncharacterized protein K02A2.6-like: MPPRGPQILFPVRERRRLYPRLPSAAGKRRQGRGHRDRSPVLRIRYNPRPHIDVPVGDTTLTALLDSGSEGSFVSTDAAERLHGKGYTTIPVTGRIYLADGSSTPVETCLVLPVVFPARSFRHEFRVLPGLDVDMLIGVDVMARARITIPPPPLHREEDRPPRAAVRPTTVASTEPAEDARLQAFLAEELPKFDRVRGPTDRAEHVIRVKNHPPIKQRYRPRNPAMQAIIDHEVDEMIRAGVIEPSRSAWSSPIVIVRKKDGKPRFCIDFRRVNEVTERDAYPLPQIPATLDKLRGARYLSTIDLMSGYWQIPLAPASRPVTAFTVPGRGLMQFKVMPFGLHSAPATFQRLLDDVLGPELEPRVFVYLDDIIVVTRTFDEHLATLREVFRRLREARLRPNTEKCRFCTERLKYLGHVVDRDGIRTDPEKTEAIANWPEPQSVRQIRQFLGLASWYRRFIRDFATVAAPLTALTRKNARWSWGNHEQAAFEALKTTLTSAPVLACPDFERQFVLQTDASTTGLGAVLTQYFPEGERVIAYASRTLNNAERNYSATELECLAVLWGIRRMRDYLEGYRFKVVTDHQSLRWLQKLDSPTGRLGRWAFELRQFDFEVQYRKGSLNKVADALSRRTAVNAAANTACAWYRKWWDITSTTPDAAPDFRIADGRLYRHVLHTLDFADAPNDAQWKECVPRENRAELLQRYHDAPTAGHLGTAKTIARIARHFYWPGMFREISRYVRQCRTCLAHKPEQRRPAGLLHPTDVSQPWQQVTIDLVGPLPRSSQGHTWLLTMQDRFTKWLEMRALRRATAANVATALTKAVILRHGCPEEIWSDNGTQLRSATLTDLLRALQIRHRLTPAYAPHCNPVERTNRTVKTMIRQYLHRDHRKWDERLAELQFAYNTATHDATGHTPAFLNHGRELRRPEERAPAGPPQRPHALQRRLRETYALVRIQLARAFQRQQQYYNLRRREWRPKRGDWVWKRDHPLSRRADAFNAKLAPKYVGPLEVRRIISPVIYDLRSAGGKWYRHVHVQDLKPAPAPTEETESDTNDDDDDAACGALVTRPASRATLRQKQHESTATARGQIPTTSARTGSRNSSADTRNRSAHSQKRYGARRYPRRDRRAARRSSGAVRPGPARNRTAAETETTPGPRRYRRYSSEPVDTTEQCRQIGPDTVAQRASTAGPPGHRAAGTPTATDARTRPGHGTRAAATDHRRGHSRHRRGRTVLCGPRQPRLYRAGKGPPLEVAVRPNRTPPLQQRNTAATKGPER; encoded by the coding sequence ATGCCGCCGCGCGGCCCGCAAATTTTGTTCCCAGTGCGGGAAAGACGACGTCTATACCCGCGATTGCCATCCGCCGCCGGGAAACGCCGCCAGGGCCGGGGGCACCGAGACCGCTCCCCGGTCCTCCGAATAAGGTACAATCCGCGACCGCACATCGACGTCCCCGTCGGGGATACCACGCTCACGGCCTTGCTCGACTCAGGCTCCGAAGGCTCATTTGTGAGCACCGACGCCGCCGAACGCCTCCACGGGAAGGGGTACACGACGATACCCGTCACAGGCCGGATCTACCTCGCGGACGGCTCCAGCACGCCGGTCGAGACGTGCCTCGTGCTGCCGGTTGTATTCCCGGCGCGCTCGTTCCGCCACGAATTCCGCGTGCTACCCGGACTCGACGTCGACATGTTGATCGGCGTCGATGTCATGGCACGAGCCCGGATCACGATTCCTCCGCCGCCACTGCACCGGGAGGAAGACCGCCCGCCGCGAGCCGCCGTCCGTCCGACAACCGTCGCCAGCACCGAACCCGCGGAAGACGCACGCTTGCAGGCTTTCCTCGCCGAGGAACTGCCAAAGTTCGACCGAGTGCGTGGACCGACCGACCGCGCGGAACACGTGATCCGCGTTAAGAACCATCCGCCGATCAAGCAGCGCTACCGTCCCCGAAATCCGGCAATGCAGGCGATCATCGACCACGAGGTCGACGAGATGATACGCGCCGGAGTCATAGAGCCGTCTCGCAGCGCGTGGAGCTCGCCGATCGTCATCGTGCGCAAGAAAGACGGAAAACCGCGGTTCTGTATAGATTTCCGCCGCGTAAACGAGGTGACGGAACGCGACGCCTACCCGTTACCTCAGATACCCGCCACGCTCGACAAATTGAGAGGCGCGCGGTACCTCTCGACGATCGACTTAATGAGCGGCTACTGGCAGATACCCCTGGCCCCGGCAAGCCGACCCGTTACCGCTTTTACCGTGCCGGGTCGGGGGTTAATGCAATTTAAAGTGATGCCGTTTGGGCTTCACTCCGCGCCGGCTACCTTCCAGCGTCTGCTCGACGATGTCCTCGGGCCCGAACTAGAACCGCGGGTTTTCGTCTACTTGGACGACATCATCGTCGTCACCCGAACGTTCGACGAGCACCTCGCCACGCTGCGAGAGGTTTTCCGCCGGCTACGCGAGGCGCGACTCCGACCGAACACCGAGAAGTGCCGTTTTTGCACGGAGCGGCTGAAGTATCTCGGCCACGTGGTCGACCGCGACGGAATCCGGACCGATCCGGAGAAGACGGAGGCTATCGCGAACTGGCCCGAGCCGCAGAGCGTGCGGCAGATACGACAGTTCCTAGGCCTCGCGTCCTGGTACCGCCGTTTTATCCGAGACTTCGCGACCGTCGCCGCCCCGCTCACCGCGCTCACACGAAAAAATGCCCGCTGGTCATGGGGGAACCACGAGCAGGCGGCCTTCGAGGCCTTGAAAACGACCCTCACGTCCGCACCCGTGCTAGCCTGCCCGGATTTCGAGCGACAGTTCGTGCTGCAAACGGACGCAAGCACGACCGGACTGGGTGCCGTGCTCACCCAGTACTTCCCTGAGGGCGAGCGCGTCATCGCGTACGCGAGCCGAACGCTCAACAACGCAGAGCGCAACTATAGCGCGACCGAGCTCGAATGTCTCGCCGTACTCTGGGGGATCCGCCGAATGCGAGACTACCTTGAGGGTTACCGCTTCAAGGTAGTCACCGACCATCAGTCACTCCGGTGGCTGCAAAAACTAGACTCACCGACCGGACGTTTGGGCCGATGGGCCTTCGAACTACGACAATTCGACTTCGAGGTGCAATACCGGAAGGGGTCGCTGAATAAGGTTGCGGACGCGCTCTCACGGCGAACGGCCGTTAACGCCGCCGCGAACACAGCTTGCGCGTGGTACCGAAAGTGGTGGGACATCACTTCCACCACTCCCGACGCCGCCCCCGACTTCCGCATCGCGGACGGTCGCCTCTACCGGCACGTGCTCCACACGCTGGACTTCGCGGACGCGCCGAACGACGCGCAGTGGAAGGAGTGCGTGCCGCGCGAAAACCGAGCCGAACTCCTCCAGCGGTACCACGACGCACCGACCGCCGGACATCTCGGCACCGCGAAAACGATCGCTCGCATTGCCCGCCACTTCTACTGGCCGGGAATGTTCCGCGAGATCTCGCGCTACGTACGGCAGTGCCGAACCTGCCTAGCGCATAAACCAGAGCAACGGCGACCGGCCGGATTGCTCCACCCGACCGACGTGTCACAGCCATGGCAACAGGTAACGATCGACCTGGTAGGGCCGCTTCCGCGGTCAAGCCAGGGGCATACATGGCTGTTGACAATGCAGGACCGGTTCACGAAGTGGCTGGAAATGCGAGCGCTTCGACGCGCTACCGCCGCGAATGTCGCTACCGCACTGACCAAAGCCGTCATCCTGCGGCACGGCTGCCCCGAGGAAATTTGGTCAGATAACGGGACCCAGCTCCGCTCCGCGACCCTGACCGACTTGCTGCGTGCGCTTCAAATCCGCCACCGTCTCACGCCGGCGTACGCCCCGCACTGCAATCCGGTCGAGCGCACCAACCGAACCGTCAAAACTATGATCCGTCAGTACCTACATCGCGACCACCGCAAGTGGGACGAACGCCTCGCCGAATTGCAGTTCGCGTACAACACCGCGACTCACGACGCAACGGGGCATACGCCGGCGTTCCTGAACCACGGCCGCGAGTTACGACGGCCGGAGGAACGCGCACCAGCCGGCCCTCCGCAACGACCGCACGCGTTGCAGCGCCGACTACGTGAGACGTACGCGCTCGTCCGCATCCAGCTGGCCCGTGCGTTCCAACGGCAGCAACAATATTATAATCTGCGTCGGCGGGAATGGCGACCGAAGCGGGGAGATTGGGTGTGGAAGCGGGACCACCCCCTCTCCCGTCGTGCGGATGCGTTCAACGCGAAACTCGCGCCGAAGTACGTAGGGCCACTCGAGGTACGCCGCATCATCTCGCCGGTAATATACGACCTCCGAAGCGCGGGGGGCAAGTGGTACCGGCACGTCCATGTCCAGGACCTCAAGCCGGCCCCCGCTCCGACCGAAGAAACCGAGTCGGAcaccaacgacgacgacgacgacgcggcaTGCGGCGCGCTCGTGACTCGGCCGGCGAGCCGAGCGACGCTCCGGCAGAAGCAACACGAGAGCACGGCCACGGCACGTGGGCAAATTCCTACGACCAGCGCGCGCACCGGTAGCCGGAATTCGAGCGCGGATACCAGGAACCGATCGGCTCATTCTCAGAAGAGATATGGAGCACGACGGTATCCTCGCCGAGATCGCCGAGCTGCTAGGCGAAGCTCCGGAGCCGTACGACCCGGCCCGGCCCGAAATAGAACGGCCGCCGAAACCGAGACCACCCCCGGACCGAGGCGATACCGCCGCTACTCGTCCGAGCCAGTCGACACCACCGAGCAGTGCAGGCAGATCGGCCCCGATACCGTGGCTCAGAGGGCCTCCACCGCCGGTCCCCCAGGTCATCGTGCCGCGGGGACACCGACCGCAACCGACGCTCGAACCCGACCGGGTCATGGGACCCGAGCCGCCGCCACCGATCACCGTAGAGGTCACTCCCGGCACCGTCGTGGACGTACCGTACTTTGCGGTCCACGTCAGCCGCGCCTATACCGCGCGGGTAAGGGACCGCCGCTGGAGGTTGCGGTTCGACCGAACAGGACGCCTCCGCTCCAGCAAAGAAATACGGCCGCCACCAAAGGACCCGAAAGATGA